The following coding sequences lie in one Metopolophium dirhodum isolate CAU chromosome 5, ASM1992520v1, whole genome shotgun sequence genomic window:
- the LOC132945068 gene encoding extended synaptotagmin-2 — MADRQGEELRLRDADNDSSALAEEAADGTLDKPTVRQTVWRVTKGLVPVVTIYALGFWRVASASVWVLMPFFFCLSVVRDLLRDAGRTKRRRAQLAAAADEKDLITANVAELPSWVFFPDIHRAEWLNQIIKQMWPLISVYAQSTIKKTVEPMVAESLREYKINNFAFDKLRLGSIPPKIGGVKVYDKVSRDQIMLDIDVIFASDSDISFYVSGVPCGIKDFQIRGMMRVVMKPLLTTSPLVGGLQIFFLNQPDIDYDLMGVADVLDMPGLNDVLRKVISQQVAALMVLPNKLPIVLSNEIAAHVVKLPEPEGVLRVHIFQAKNLVAKDMSLIRKGKSDPYVIVTLGAQQYKTHTINNELNPKWDYWCEFASFSPRGQVLKLKLYDEDEMVGKKHSNLGRASIQIGNVAKTGYFDKWINLEDTKHGMVHVRMLWLDLTLEQSALKRALTETQELRITNLSSAVVMVYIDSAINLPNARAQSKPDPLVRVTVGQTSQTTVGKLRTERPVYEQGFTFLVSNPETDTIEFKVIDQKTNTQLGLYVYELSALVLAQNMRVDTQPYDLIIDSKNQQHDSKLLFCLQLKFLKKLPVLVDVNDDTSTVTKPLSRQTSVQSTKSVNSVITSADVSEIQSSAVGVNTPTDGMSRTSSIKRDSTVSRGSHAGGGDQEPLIEQAETTELLSEPEEPAPGTGVLGSIQLTLTFSVARQRLNVTIHKVVNLPIKEASDIPDPYVKLYVLPKKENSNTKRKTETYKDNCNPVYEETFEYIMGVAELNSKQLEVTVLTKKTWHSPVLGQIVLNISDYVNVNTPSFTGWFDLETEIKEGTVG; from the exons ATGGCGGATCGCCAGGGAGAAGAGCTGCGGTTACGCGACGCCGACAATGATTCGTCTGCGTTGGCAGAGGAGGCCGCGGACGGCACGCTGGACAAACCCACCGTCCGGCAGACCGTTTGGCGGGTGACCAAGGGTCTGGTACCCGTGGTCACCATCTACGCTCTCGGCTTTTGGCGCGTGGCGTCCGCCAGCGTTTGGGTGCTGATGCCGTTCTTTTTCTGCTTGTCGGTCGTCCGCGATCTCTTGCGCGACGCCGGCCGGACGAAGCGCCGGCGCGCTCAGCTGGCCGCGGCTGCCGACGAGAAGGACCTGATCACCGCCAACGTTGCTGAGCTACCGTCCTGGGTGTTCTTCCCAGACATCCACCGCGCCGAATGGCTCAACCAG ATTATCAAGCAGATGTGGCCGTTGATTAGCGTATATGCTCAGAGTACCATAAAAAAAACCGTGGAACCAATGGTCGCCGAGAGCCTACGCGAATACAAAATCAACAATTTTGCGTTTGACAAGTTACGACTGGGATCAATA CCGCCCAAAATCGGAGGTGTCAAAGTGTATGATAAAGTGTCGCGGGATCAAATAATGTTGGACATTGATGTTAT ATTTGCCAGTGATAGTGACATATCGTTCTATGTTAGTGGAGTCCCTTGCGGTATCAAAGACTTCCAA ATTCGTGGTATGATGAGAGTGGTTATGAAACCATTGCTCACTACTTCACCTCTGGTAGGAGGATTGCAGATATTTTTCCTAAATCAACCCGACATTGATTACGATCTGATGGGCGTTGCCGACGTACTGGATATGCCTGGCCTCAA tgATGTACTAAGAAAAGTTATTTCTCAACAAGTAGCTGCTTTAATGGTTTTACCAAACAAATTGCCTATAGTATTGAGCAATGAAATAGCTGCACATGTAGTTAAGTTACCTGAACCAGAG GGTGTCCTACGTGTACACATCTTTCAAGCTAAAAATTTGGTGGCCAAAGACATGAGCTTAATAAGAAAAGGTAAATCTGATCCATATGTCATCGTGACATTGGGTGCACAACAATACAAAACCCATACAATAAACAATGAACTGAATCCTAAATGGGATTATTGGTGCGag TTTGCATCCTTCTCTCCCAGAGGACAAGTGTTGAAGCTTAAACTTTATGATGAAGACGAAATGGTGGGCAAAAAACATTCGAATCTAGGAAG AGCTTCAATACAAATTGGCAATGTTGCTAAAACTGGATATTTTGataag tggATCAACTTGGAGGACACTAAACATGGCATGGTACATGTGCGTATGCTTTGGTTGGACTTGACTTTGGAACAAAGTGCTCTAAAGAGG GCCCTTACTGAAACCCAAGAACTGCGAATAACAAACCTGAGTTCAGCTGTGGTGATGGTATACATAGACTCAGCCATTAATTTGCCG AACGCTCGGGCCCAAAGCAAACCAGATCCATTGGTACGAGTAACAGTTGGTCAAACTTCCCAAACGACTGTAGGAAAGTTACGCACTGAACGTCCTGTCTATGAACAAGGATTCACGTTTTTGGTGAGCAACCCTGAAACAGACACCATCGAATttaag gtTATAGATCAAAAGACAAACACTCAATTGGGGTTGTATGTGTACGAATTGTCAGCACTAGTACTCGCCCAAAATATGCGAGTTGATACTCAACCTTATGATCTGATAATTGACAGCAAAAACCAACAGCATGACagcaaattattgttttgtttgcaACTTAAA TTTTTGAAGAAGCTGCCAGTATTGGTCGATGTTAATGACGACACATCTACAGTAACAAAACCACTATCAAGGCAGACCTCTGTACAGTCGACAAAATCTGTTAACAGTGTTATAACGTCAGCAGACGTCTCTGAGATTCAGTCATCGGCTGTTGGCGTTAACACGCCAACGGATGGTATGAGTAGAACTTCGTCGATTAAAAGAGATTCAACGGTATCACGAGGTTCACATGCTGGTGGTGGTGATCAAGAACCACTCATTGAGCAAGCTGAAACTACCGAACTGTTATCCGAACC agAAGAACCTGCTCCCGGCACAGGTGTTTTAGGCAGCATACAACTTACATTAACGTTCAGTGTGGCCCGACAACGTCTCAACGTTACTATACACAAAGTTGT TAACCTACCAATCAAAGAAGCTTCAGACATCCCTGATCCTTATGTCAAGTTGTATGTGCTACCCAAGAAAGAAAACAGTAACACTAAACGAAAAACCGAA ACGTACAAAGACAACTGCAATCCAGTTTACGAAGAAACATTCGAATACATCATGGGAGTGGCAGAGTTGAATAGCAAGCAGCTGGAGGTGACTGTCCTGACTAAGAAAACGTGGCACAGTCCAGTTTTGGGTCAGATAGTGTTGAATATTAGCGATTATGTCAACGTAAACACTCCCAGTTTTACTGGTTGGTTTGATTTAGAAACCGAAATCAAAGAAGGCACCGTTGGCTAA